A region from the Curtobacterium sp. MCBA15_012 genome encodes:
- the dnaB gene encoding replicative DNA helicase: MSIAHLDPSPRDMADRGAERTPPHDMLAEQSTIGGMLLSKDAVADVIETARGVDFYIPKHEVIFDAILSLYSHGEPTDVIAVTDELTKTGLLSRAGGAEYLHSVTSMVPTAANAGYYAAIVAEKAVLRRLVDAGTRIVQMGYASEGEVTDLVNSAQAEVYNVAGGVQTEDYVPLTDAIGAAIDEIEAAKGRDGQMTGVPTGFSGLDGLTNGFHPGQLIIVAARPALGKSTLALDLCRAAALKHDQTAAFFSLEMGRAEIAMRLLSAESSVPLQNMRKGTVDSRDWTTIAQTRGRINDAPFFIDDSPNMTLVEIRAKCRRLKQQHNLKLVVIDYLQLMTSGKKVESRQQEVSEFSRALKLMAKELQVPVIALSQLNRGPEQRADKKPMISDLRESGSIEQDADMVILLHRESAYEKDNPRQGEADLIVAKHRNGPTDTITVAFHGMFSRFVDMPQ, from the coding sequence GTGTCGATCGCGCATCTCGATCCGTCCCCGCGGGACATGGCCGACCGCGGAGCCGAACGGACGCCGCCGCACGACATGCTCGCCGAGCAGTCGACGATCGGCGGGATGCTGCTGTCCAAGGACGCCGTCGCCGACGTCATCGAGACCGCCCGTGGCGTGGACTTCTACATCCCCAAGCACGAGGTCATCTTCGACGCGATCCTGTCGCTGTACTCGCACGGCGAGCCGACCGACGTCATCGCCGTCACCGACGAGCTGACCAAGACCGGTCTGCTGTCGCGTGCCGGCGGCGCCGAGTACCTGCACAGCGTCACGAGCATGGTGCCGACCGCCGCGAACGCCGGCTACTACGCCGCGATCGTGGCCGAGAAGGCCGTCCTCCGGCGTCTCGTCGACGCCGGCACCCGCATCGTGCAGATGGGCTACGCGTCGGAGGGTGAGGTCACCGACCTCGTCAACAGCGCACAGGCCGAGGTGTACAACGTCGCCGGCGGCGTGCAGACCGAGGACTACGTCCCGCTGACCGACGCGATCGGTGCGGCCATCGACGAGATCGAGGCGGCCAAGGGACGCGACGGCCAGATGACCGGCGTGCCGACCGGGTTCAGCGGGCTCGACGGACTGACGAACGGCTTCCACCCCGGACAGCTCATCATCGTCGCCGCCCGACCGGCGCTCGGCAAGTCGACCCTGGCGCTCGACCTGTGCCGTGCCGCCGCGCTCAAGCACGACCAGACCGCTGCGTTCTTCTCGCTCGAGATGGGTCGCGCCGAGATCGCGATGCGCCTGCTGTCCGCCGAGTCCAGCGTCCCCCTGCAGAACATGCGCAAGGGCACCGTCGACTCCCGCGACTGGACGACGATCGCGCAGACCCGCGGCCGCATCAACGACGCCCCGTTCTTCATCGACGACTCCCCCAACATGACGCTCGTCGAGATCCGCGCCAAGTGCCGGCGACTCAAGCAGCAGCACAACCTCAAGCTCGTCGTCATCGACTACCTGCAGCTGATGACCTCGGGCAAGAAGGTCGAGAGCCGCCAGCAGGAGGTCTCCGAGTTCTCGCGTGCGCTCAAGCTCATGGCGAAGGAGCTGCAGGTGCCGGTCATCGCGCTGTCGCAGCTGAACCGTGGTCCCGAGCAGCGTGCCGACAAGAAGCCGATGATCTCGGACCTCCGTGAGTCGGGCTCGATCGAGCAGGACGCCGACATGGTCATCCTGCTGCACCGCGAGTCGGCGTACGAGAAGGACAACCCGCGCCAGGGTGAAGCGGACCTCATCGTGGCGAAGCACCGCAACGGGCCGACGGACACGATCACGGTGGCGTTCCACGGGATGTTCTCGCGGTTCGTGGACATGCCGCAGTAA
- a CDS encoding MerR family transcriptional regulator → MSNEYLMHIGEVAERTGLSVKTIRDYDAAEVLHPSGRTDGGFRLYSEDDVARLLMVRRMKPLGFSLGEAGILVDAVKVLDEAQPDADVTAVRSRVAAFIRDAETRRDRLDEQLHMVDEFLDELRAH, encoded by the coding sequence ATGTCGAACGAGTACCTGATGCACATCGGCGAGGTCGCCGAGCGCACGGGGTTGAGCGTGAAGACGATCCGTGACTACGACGCCGCTGAGGTGCTGCACCCCTCGGGTCGCACCGACGGTGGGTTCCGTCTGTACTCGGAGGACGACGTCGCCCGACTCCTGATGGTGCGGCGGATGAAACCGCTCGGCTTCTCCCTCGGAGAGGCGGGGATCCTCGTCGACGCGGTGAAGGTGCTCGACGAAGCACAGCCCGACGCGGACGTGACCGCGGTCCGGTCTCGGGTCGCCGCGTTCATCCGGGACGCGGAGACACGGCGGGACCGTCTCGACGAGCAGCTGCACATGGTCGACGAGTTCCTCGACGAACTCCGCGCCCACTGA
- a CDS encoding rhodanese-like domain-containing protein, producing MQQITADQLAATPGAHIIDVREPDEYRAGHVPDATNIPLAQLGDRLREIPTGAPVHVICQSGGRSARATEALNAAGFDAVDVTGGTSAWQAAGHPVDAA from the coding sequence ATGCAGCAGATCACCGCCGACCAACTCGCCGCGACACCCGGCGCGCACATCATCGACGTCCGGGAACCGGACGAGTACCGCGCCGGCCACGTGCCCGACGCCACGAACATCCCCCTCGCGCAGCTCGGCGACCGCCTCCGCGAGATCCCGACCGGTGCGCCGGTCCACGTCATCTGCCAGTCCGGTGGCCGCAGCGCCCGCGCCACCGAGGCGCTGAACGCAGCCGGGTTCGACGCGGTCGACGTCACCGGCGGCACGTCCGCGTGGCAGGCGGCGGGGCACCCGGTGGACGCGGCATGA
- a CDS encoding SulP family inorganic anion transporter, whose translation MTTVTKSVPVQVHHSPTVLSALRSPKVLLREVLAGLVVALALIPEAISFSIIAGVDPRVGLFSAFVMAVVISFVGGRAAMITGATGAIALVVAPVMKEHGLDYLIATVLLGGVFQLVLGGLGAAKLMRFVPRSVMVGFVNALAILIFTAQLPNIIGVTWLVWPITIVGIAIIVLLPRFTKAVPAPLVAIVVLTVVTIAASIAVPRVGDEGKLPDSLPTLFIPNVPLTLDTLTTIAPYALAMALVGLLESLMTAKLVDEVTDTGSRKTREALGQGIANIASGFLGGMGGCAMIGQTMINVKASGARTRISTFLSGVFLLVLVVGLGDVVAIIPMAALVAVMVMVSVGTFDWHSIKPSTLKRMPVGETVVMVLTVVIVVATDNLAIGVIIGVIAAMVVFARRVSHFTNVERSIETLSTGEQHALYTVEGELFFASSNDLTTQFDYSGDPELVVIDMTKSHVWDASTVAALDAIETKYHQHGKRVEIRGMNEASQAFHGRLAGNLGAGH comes from the coding sequence GTGACCACCGTCACGAAGTCGGTGCCCGTCCAGGTGCACCACAGCCCCACCGTCCTGTCTGCACTCCGCAGCCCGAAGGTCCTGCTGCGCGAAGTCCTCGCCGGACTCGTCGTCGCCCTCGCCCTCATCCCCGAGGCGATCTCGTTCTCGATCATCGCCGGGGTCGACCCCCGCGTCGGCCTGTTCTCGGCGTTCGTGATGGCCGTCGTCATCTCGTTCGTCGGCGGCCGCGCTGCGATGATCACCGGCGCCACAGGCGCCATCGCCCTCGTCGTCGCTCCGGTGATGAAGGAGCACGGCCTCGACTACCTCATCGCCACCGTCCTGCTCGGTGGCGTCTTCCAGCTCGTCCTCGGTGGACTGGGCGCGGCGAAGCTGATGCGGTTCGTGCCCCGGTCCGTGATGGTCGGCTTCGTCAACGCCCTGGCGATCCTGATCTTCACCGCGCAGCTGCCGAACATCATCGGCGTCACCTGGCTCGTGTGGCCGATCACCATCGTCGGCATCGCGATCATCGTCCTCCTGCCCCGGTTCACCAAGGCCGTCCCCGCACCCCTGGTCGCGATCGTCGTCCTCACCGTCGTGACGATCGCCGCGTCCATCGCCGTCCCGCGCGTCGGTGACGAGGGCAAGCTGCCCGACAGCCTGCCGACCCTGTTCATCCCGAACGTCCCGCTGACCCTCGACACCCTCACGACCATCGCCCCCTACGCCCTCGCGATGGCACTCGTCGGACTCCTCGAGTCGCTGATGACCGCGAAGCTCGTCGACGAGGTCACCGACACCGGGTCCCGGAAGACCCGCGAAGCGCTCGGGCAGGGCATCGCGAACATCGCCTCCGGGTTCCTCGGCGGCATGGGCGGCTGCGCGATGATCGGTCAGACGATGATCAACGTCAAGGCCTCCGGCGCCCGCACCCGCATCTCGACGTTCCTGTCCGGCGTGTTCCTGCTCGTCCTGGTGGTCGGCCTCGGTGATGTCGTCGCGATCATCCCGATGGCCGCCCTGGTCGCCGTCATGGTGATGGTCTCCGTCGGCACCTTCGACTGGCACAGCATCAAGCCGTCCACCCTCAAGCGGATGCCCGTCGGCGAGACCGTCGTGATGGTCCTCACCGTCGTGATCGTCGTCGCCACCGACAACCTCGCGATCGGCGTCATCATCGGCGTGATCGCCGCGATGGTCGTCTTCGCCCGCCGCGTCTCCCACTTCACCAACGTCGAGCGCTCGATCGAGACGCTCAGCACTGGCGAGCAGCACGCGCTCTACACGGTCGAGGGCGAGCTGTTCTTCGCCTCCTCCAACGACCTCACCACCCAGTTCGACTACTCGGGCGACCCGGAGCTCGTCGTCATCGACATGACCAAGTCGCACGTCTGGGACGCCTCCACCGTCGCCGCACTCGACGCGATCGAGACGAAGTACCACCAGCACGGCAAGCGCGTCGAGATCCGCGGCATGAACGAGGCCAGTCAGGCCTTCCACGGCCGCCTCGCCGGCAACCTCGGCGCCGGGCACTGA
- a CDS encoding MFS transporter → MRGWLPWAAVIAAGGVLSVMSAPGQTAGLSVFTDPLIQELGISRTEVSTSYLIGTLLGACVLPLTGRALDRWGVRRMTIVIGIAFAVFLAALSFVAGIVGLTAGFVGVRMAGQGALSLAATTFVARSITNRRGLALGIASGIGSGGISLVPVFVETLIAGTDIHVAWRIEAIVVAAVVIPIGLLLPRRTAATGQSGTSADAAGEGPVWTLREAASTGMFWTIAAGLAVSGMLSTALAFHQVAVLGEQGLTPVEAATNFLPQTVTGIAATLITGALSDRIPPKYGVTIAMTTLTGALLLLPIVHTGWTAVLYGLVLGAAGGALRGIEAAAYVRYYGTANIGVIRGVATGTNLASTAFGPLLLALGHDVAGDYTTPVLVLAILPAVVAVISVFARAPRHPSLRG, encoded by the coding sequence GTGCGTGGCTGGTTGCCGTGGGCCGCGGTGATCGCTGCCGGTGGTGTGCTGTCGGTGATGAGCGCGCCGGGGCAGACGGCGGGTCTGTCGGTGTTCACGGACCCGTTGATCCAGGAACTCGGGATCTCGCGCACCGAGGTGTCGACGAGCTACCTCATCGGCACTCTCCTGGGTGCGTGCGTCCTGCCACTGACGGGTCGGGCGTTGGACCGGTGGGGTGTGCGGCGGATGACGATCGTCATCGGGATCGCGTTCGCGGTGTTCCTCGCCGCGTTGAGCTTCGTCGCCGGGATCGTCGGCCTGACCGCCGGCTTCGTCGGCGTGCGGATGGCCGGGCAGGGCGCACTCTCGCTTGCCGCGACGACGTTCGTCGCCCGCAGCATCACCAATCGGCGGGGCCTGGCACTCGGGATCGCGTCCGGGATCGGATCGGGAGGGATCTCGCTCGTGCCGGTGTTCGTGGAGACCTTGATCGCCGGCACCGACATCCACGTCGCGTGGCGGATCGAGGCGATCGTCGTCGCCGCCGTCGTGATCCCGATCGGACTCCTCCTGCCCCGCCGCACCGCCGCCACGGGCCAGAGCGGGACGTCCGCGGATGCTGCCGGTGAGGGGCCGGTGTGGACGCTCCGGGAAGCGGCCTCGACGGGCATGTTCTGGACCATCGCCGCGGGGCTCGCAGTGTCGGGGATGCTCAGCACCGCGCTGGCGTTCCACCAGGTCGCCGTCCTCGGAGAGCAGGGCCTCACCCCGGTGGAAGCGGCCACGAACTTCCTGCCCCAGACCGTCACCGGGATCGCCGCAACCCTGATCACCGGTGCCCTGTCGGACCGGATCCCGCCGAAGTACGGCGTCACGATCGCGATGACGACCCTCACCGGTGCGCTCCTGCTGCTGCCGATCGTGCACACCGGGTGGACAGCCGTCCTCTACGGCCTCGTCCTCGGCGCCGCCGGTGGGGCCCTGCGCGGTATCGAGGCCGCCGCGTACGTCCGCTACTACGGGACGGCGAACATCGGAGTCATCCGTGGTGTCGCGACGGGCACGAACCTCGCCTCGACCGCGTTCGGGCCGCTGCTGCTCGCGCTCGGCCACGACGTCGCCGGCGACTACACCACCCCGGTACTGGTCCTCGCGATCCTCCCGGCCGTCGTCGCCGTCATCTCCGTCTTCGCCCGCGCCCCACGACACCCGTCACTGCGGGGCTGA
- a CDS encoding LacI family DNA-binding transcriptional regulator yields MTKAPTIHDVAAAAHVSHQTVSRVLNGATNVRPTTRARVEHAIHALDYIRDDHAAALARRRRTVDRD; encoded by the coding sequence GTGACCAAAGCACCCACCATCCATGACGTCGCCGCAGCAGCGCACGTGTCGCACCAGACCGTGTCCCGCGTCCTCAACGGTGCCACCAACGTCCGCCCCACCACACGCGCCCGTGTCGAACACGCCATTCACGCTCTCGACTACATCCGCGACGACCACGCCGCAGCGCTCGCGCGTCGACGGCGAACCGTTGATCGCGACTGA
- a CDS encoding metal-sensitive transcriptional regulator yields the protein MSSTDRSLHDAAAVRKVANRLKRAQGQLAAVIAAVEGGGDCRDVVTQLAAVSSAIDRAGFAIISTAMRECIVDRSDPDAADSTNEAAERLTVEELEKLFLTLA from the coding sequence ATGAGCAGCACGGACCGGTCCCTGCACGACGCGGCAGCCGTCCGGAAGGTCGCGAACCGGCTCAAGCGCGCCCAGGGTCAGCTTGCAGCCGTCATCGCTGCGGTCGAGGGCGGCGGCGACTGCCGCGACGTCGTGACCCAGCTCGCCGCGGTCAGCAGCGCCATCGACCGCGCCGGCTTCGCGATCATCTCCACCGCCATGCGCGAATGCATCGTCGACCGGTCTGATCCGGATGCTGCCGACAGCACGAACGAGGCCGCCGAACGACTCACCGTCGAGGAACTCGAGAAGCTGTTCCTCACCCTCGCCTGA
- a CDS encoding MerR family transcriptional regulator, whose translation MTERAAPTTMHIGELADRTGLSNRTIRHYDEVGLLHPSGRTEGGFRLYTDTDLARLLIIRRMKPLGFTLEQMAELLAVVDALEAADDDADRARLRGQLDEYIRDTEERRAKLEQHLGMADEFLGILRDR comes from the coding sequence ATGACGGAACGAGCGGCCCCGACGACGATGCACATCGGCGAGCTCGCCGACCGCACCGGATTGTCGAACCGCACGATCCGCCACTACGACGAGGTCGGCCTGCTGCACCCGTCCGGTCGGACCGAGGGTGGCTTCCGGCTCTACACCGACACCGACCTCGCCCGACTGCTCATCATCCGACGCATGAAGCCCCTCGGCTTCACCCTCGAACAGATGGCGGAACTCCTCGCCGTCGTCGACGCCCTCGAAGCTGCCGACGACGACGCAGACCGTGCACGCCTCCGCGGGCAGCTCGACGAGTACATCCGCGACACCGAAGAACGGCGCGCCAAGCTCGAACAGCACCTCGGGATGGCCGACGAGTTCCTCGGCATCCTCCGCGACCGGTAG